The following proteins are co-located in the Hyalangium minutum genome:
- a CDS encoding cytochrome P450, translated as MSKTDTRSADPCPHLGREYNHFAGPHLQNPAPFFERLRKEAPVTFNPMLGMWLISRYDDIAAVLNNASAYSSASAVASTEKLTPEAQAILGPGPIIHDSPLNMDPPAHTRLKRLLQRGFTPAKIARLEPRIRQFANALIDSFIHEGRVNLVERFASPLPVQVILSMVGVPQEDMERVKNWSTALFGLVFAQIPPELQPTLARGVVEYRHYCTQLIEQRRRQPQEDLTSDLIAAEPDGEALTMDELISLIGGSLLAAGHETTTAQIALSVKNLLEQPERWQRLREDRSLIPKAVEECMRLEGVAPGMTRTALQDVVVGGVSLPKGSRLLLLYGSANHDEAHYPDPERFDLEREGPQHLTFGRGIHFCLGAQLARLELRVALEQLLERIPELRLVPGQDSGYQQDLLILRAIRQLQVEWPVR; from the coding sequence ATGTCCAAGACCGACACGCGCTCCGCCGACCCGTGCCCGCACCTGGGCCGCGAGTACAACCACTTCGCCGGTCCCCACCTCCAGAACCCAGCACCGTTCTTCGAGCGGCTCCGGAAGGAGGCGCCCGTCACCTTCAACCCCATGCTGGGCATGTGGCTGATCAGCCGCTACGACGACATCGCCGCGGTGCTGAACAACGCCTCCGCCTACTCCTCGGCGAGCGCGGTCGCCTCCACGGAGAAGCTGACACCCGAGGCCCAGGCCATCCTCGGGCCCGGCCCCATCATCCACGACAGCCCACTCAACATGGATCCGCCGGCCCACACCCGGCTCAAGCGCCTGCTGCAGCGCGGGTTCACGCCCGCGAAGATCGCCCGCCTGGAGCCGCGCATCCGGCAGTTCGCCAACGCGCTCATCGACAGCTTCATCCACGAGGGCCGGGTCAACCTCGTGGAGCGCTTCGCCTCGCCGCTGCCGGTGCAGGTCATCCTGAGCATGGTGGGCGTGCCGCAGGAGGACATGGAGCGAGTGAAGAACTGGTCCACCGCGCTGTTCGGGCTCGTGTTCGCCCAGATTCCTCCCGAGCTGCAGCCCACCCTGGCGCGCGGCGTGGTCGAGTACCGGCACTACTGCACCCAGCTCATCGAACAGCGGCGGCGCCAGCCCCAGGAGGACCTCACGAGCGACCTCATCGCCGCCGAGCCCGATGGTGAGGCGCTGACGATGGACGAGCTCATCTCGCTCATCGGCGGCTCGCTGCTCGCGGCAGGCCATGAGACGACGACGGCGCAGATTGCGTTGTCCGTGAAGAACCTGCTGGAGCAGCCGGAGCGCTGGCAGAGGCTGCGCGAGGACCGCTCGCTCATCCCCAAGGCCGTGGAGGAGTGCATGAGGCTGGAGGGCGTGGCACCCGGCATGACGCGCACGGCCCTCCAGGACGTGGTGGTGGGCGGGGTGTCCTTGCCCAAGGGCTCGCGCCTGCTGCTGCTCTACGGCTCCGCCAACCACGACGAGGCGCACTACCCGGATCCGGAGCGCTTCGACCTGGAGCGCGAGGGCCCGCAGCACCTCACCTTCGGCCGCGGCATCCACTTCTGTCTGGGCGCGCAGCTGGCCCGGCTGGAGCTTCGCGTCGCGCTCGAGCAGCTCCTGGAGCGCATCCCCGAGCTGCGCCTCGTCCCGGGCCAGGACTCCGGGTACCAGCAGGACCTGCTGATCCTCCGAGCCATCCGCCAGCTCCAGGTGGAGTGGCCCGTCCGCTGA
- a CDS encoding SDR family NAD(P)-dependent oxidoreductase: MGREELRGKVAIVTGASSGVGWQSAVRLAEQGVRLCVTARRLEALENLQAQVLRQGGECLVAPGDVTVQQDVDRVVRACIEFYGRVDLLVNVAAVQSYGFFDDLPWEHLERTFDVNCFGYMRFARAVLPHFRAQRSGHVLNVQSMLSKGGAPLLASYAASKHATLGWAECLELELRGTGIHVSNVLVPSVATPMFDHAPTQFHLAPMPVPPTYEPDVAARAVVRCARRPGRTVVPVFLQGRLILWMDRWVPRVGKWLLGNFGVRMQMREKPVERTEGNLFHPVRQGVGPHGSVPPTPRWKRFTATAGLVALAGGALSGVALGARGLARAVR; the protein is encoded by the coding sequence ATGGGGCGCGAGGAGCTGCGGGGCAAGGTCGCCATCGTCACGGGGGCTTCCAGCGGTGTGGGCTGGCAGAGCGCGGTGCGCTTGGCGGAGCAGGGCGTGCGGCTGTGCGTCACCGCCCGGCGTCTCGAGGCGCTCGAGAACCTTCAGGCCCAGGTGCTGCGACAGGGCGGCGAGTGCCTGGTGGCGCCGGGAGACGTGACGGTGCAGCAGGACGTGGACCGCGTGGTGCGCGCCTGCATCGAGTTCTACGGCCGGGTGGATCTGCTGGTGAACGTGGCGGCGGTGCAGTCGTACGGGTTCTTCGATGACCTGCCGTGGGAGCACCTGGAGCGCACCTTTGACGTGAATTGCTTCGGGTACATGCGCTTCGCGCGTGCGGTGCTGCCGCACTTCCGAGCCCAGCGCAGCGGCCACGTCCTCAATGTCCAGTCCATGCTCTCCAAGGGCGGCGCGCCGCTGCTGGCCTCGTACGCGGCGTCCAAGCACGCCACGCTCGGCTGGGCGGAGTGCCTGGAGCTGGAGCTGCGCGGCACGGGCATCCACGTCTCCAATGTGCTGGTGCCCTCGGTGGCCACGCCGATGTTCGATCACGCGCCCACCCAGTTCCACCTGGCGCCGATGCCGGTGCCGCCCACCTATGAGCCAGACGTGGCGGCGCGCGCGGTGGTGAGGTGCGCCCGGCGGCCGGGGCGGACCGTGGTGCCCGTGTTCCTCCAGGGCAGGCTCATCCTCTGGATGGACCGGTGGGTGCCGCGGGTGGGCAAGTGGCTGCTAGGAAACTTCGGCGTGCGGATGCAGATGCGCGAGAAGCCCGTGGAGCGGACCGAGGGCAACCTCTTCCACCCGGTGCGGCAGGGCGTGGGGCCTCACGGCAGCGTGCCGCCCACGCCTCGGTGGAAGCGCTTCACGGCCACCGCGGGCCTTGTGGCGCTGGCCGGTGGAGCGCTCAGCGGCGTGGCGCTCGGGGCCCGAGGGCTGGCGCGGGCCGTGCGGTGA
- a CDS encoding MarR family transcriptional regulator, whose protein sequence is MPLELETVAPEDLAFHASLAEMLEAIRSREQWSERMAEVLEYAYCERLLKLVRTGAPLEQLRELNEHLAHVVHPRRRAQLDSLGKPYFARWSMLRALLEMRIESLRSEVPSQVLNRKHVREILERVQREGEVTQQFIGETFALEKANLSRILALMEANELIDKVARGNGNTIVLGVRGRELMPPKETAVPRAPAPVKHARRGASYLNPEAADGTFH, encoded by the coding sequence ATGCCGCTTGAGCTGGAGACTGTCGCTCCCGAGGACTTGGCGTTCCATGCCTCGCTGGCCGAGATGTTGGAGGCCATCCGCAGCCGCGAGCAGTGGAGCGAGCGCATGGCCGAAGTCCTGGAGTACGCCTACTGCGAGCGGCTCCTCAAGCTGGTGCGGACGGGAGCACCGCTAGAGCAGCTCCGCGAACTGAACGAGCACTTGGCTCATGTCGTCCATCCCCGACGGCGCGCCCAGCTCGACAGCCTGGGCAAGCCCTACTTCGCGCGCTGGTCCATGCTGCGCGCGCTATTGGAGATGCGCATCGAGTCGCTGCGCAGTGAAGTCCCCTCCCAGGTGCTCAACCGGAAGCACGTCCGGGAAATCCTGGAGCGCGTCCAGCGAGAGGGGGAGGTGACGCAGCAGTTCATCGGCGAGACGTTCGCGCTCGAGAAAGCCAACCTGTCCCGGATCCTGGCGCTCATGGAGGCCAACGAGCTCATCGACAAGGTGGCTCGGGGCAATGGCAACACCATCGTCCTGGGAGTCAGGGGGCGGGAGTTGATGCCACCGAAGGAGACTGCCGTGCCACGGGCCCCCGCGCCCGTGAAACACGCGCGGCGTGGAGCCTCGTACCTCAACCCCGAAGCGGCCGATGGCACCTTCCACTAG
- a CDS encoding KGGVGR-motif variant AAA ATPase, with translation MTAHVSTFYSFKGGVGRTLLLANVGVALARGHQRVLLWDLDLEAPGMHHIEGLKPRKPVAQGFLRWLMEWQQAEAAAAAPVPLEGHLLESFLALPYAVPEVPGLFVLPAYGERENFTGLYQQIDWHKFTVESPERGVALFQQLLDGLTGRLGYGHILLDSRTGITDLGGLLTAVLPHATVLVGNYSAQNTAGLLNVYRALQPAVAGKMPERRYGKLRRLLVASPVPLLETKQALEARRAVWNSQFETPPDETRVEIPFVERLLFGEELLVETAPQSPTARAYQEVAARLSELREERIQEEEAANLGDQLYPERARMRRMSGLEGFFDAGPSFEQRVEKLLRLLGYTVTRLEPQDSGADLQAQRKSGLLQERYRVVCKEIRRPLSLIEAQSLVKLLQPTGERSSENALMVVASGFSTAAIEFLQEARVLAFTLKDLERELFDFKPYLSRLRRSYEESTLARTYVPPKLKSLEVQGREAEALARGKAWARGESARLWLVVGEAGTGKTSFIQRLAYELAAAAEKDSDSPVPVTIPLKDFGGAVSLEGMLQEHMAARVGWRGDPAVLLHLLSVGRIVLLLDGLDELGVTEPSLLEEQLRQLARPTASEPEEPRGNRVLITSRAQHFRDERSAGLPARVSPLNTALGSVALALGAEVDELAGWDRQQLREFLVRSLGQEKAAQWDALLARIEARPELTSRPMLVEMLLPVASELSSYKGELSLGALFQLFIRHVLKSQGPLARMRLGRFLERLAHEARRDPRGRIHITKMIRLIGVPLRSTARQEASRLEPELSALPFLTRELGEYYQFKFKLFEEFFYARHLWNAAHRQRLAHALDAPPLTSDGAVFLVDLAASEDVEVLRSGVRQVLSGSYSPRISENALRLAYEWSCGTAGGANQSSQQEMRWFMPPQAHLEGADLRGARLAWAWLEGARLVETRLDGADLTAANLRGVEGHRLQARVSILDGADLGRAQLREADFSGSTAFHHAPLLEGTDLRGARLKGTAWRMPALSGELPPSRELRLARWGSRHVDGGSEVLLEPALPGSVSELAVSSDGTLFVTCGGQHPVLWDLASGRPLVTFVGHAACVNSVVFAPSGKLLASASDDGTVGVWDVSTGALLRSLRGHQAPLWQVAFSPDGGLLASCSVDGTARLWNPNTGEPVSVISAHAEKVWSVAFSPDGELLATGSEDQSIRIWRVASGAPVRTLEGHTKAVRSLVFNPRVPHQLISGSGDSTVKIWDLQEDTPPRELLAEDANVMRLACNGVNVAAITLQSEVLVWDAASGTQVGSVYGGGLGFGLAFVPGEEGQVAVAANQGIWLERPAAPESRVQRVRGAAGVCVSFLPGGRVVLGGEAGGARVWDTRTGASPMMLPTAQDVVASLAVSPDATELYTFSTDGVIRLWDIEAGRLLKVVEKLEDVGRLALSPDGGRLARTDGRSVRIWDVRAPRPKARFELSGLESSIWGIAFSPDGQILATASADKLVRLWDGHTGTAIRSLEGHTEDVYALAFSPKASLLASVGGEKTVRVWDVEKGEAAFTLEGHEDGPVSAVAFSPDGNLLMSGAWDFTVRVWSVRERKQVAVLEGHEGVLVGVAFSPEGDRVVTITMGGSARLWDTRTWRLLATFVWLEPGWATLAGSYALTSPEADTGRIAVRAGALLAPLTLFKDQCLRPELVQAVLAGQPVEPLKLELGMASRGLHPRDP, from the coding sequence ATGACGGCACACGTCTCGACCTTCTACAGCTTCAAGGGGGGTGTGGGGCGGACCCTGTTGCTGGCCAACGTGGGCGTGGCCCTCGCGCGCGGCCATCAGCGAGTCCTCTTGTGGGACCTGGATCTGGAAGCGCCAGGGATGCACCACATCGAAGGACTGAAGCCGCGCAAGCCCGTGGCCCAGGGTTTCCTGCGGTGGCTGATGGAGTGGCAGCAGGCGGAAGCCGCCGCCGCCGCCCCCGTCCCCCTCGAGGGGCACCTGTTGGAGTCCTTTCTGGCCCTGCCGTACGCAGTGCCAGAGGTCCCCGGCTTGTTCGTCCTGCCCGCGTATGGGGAGCGCGAGAACTTCACGGGCCTCTACCAGCAGATCGACTGGCACAAGTTCACCGTGGAGTCTCCCGAGCGAGGCGTCGCGCTCTTTCAGCAGCTCCTGGACGGGCTCACGGGGCGGCTGGGGTATGGCCACATCCTGCTGGACTCACGGACGGGCATCACCGATCTGGGAGGCCTGCTCACGGCGGTGCTGCCGCATGCGACGGTGCTGGTGGGCAACTACTCGGCCCAGAACACGGCGGGGCTGCTGAACGTCTATCGCGCGCTGCAGCCGGCGGTGGCCGGGAAGATGCCCGAGCGGAGATATGGGAAGTTGCGGCGTCTGCTGGTGGCCTCGCCGGTGCCGCTCCTGGAGACGAAGCAGGCGCTGGAGGCGCGCCGTGCCGTCTGGAACAGCCAGTTCGAGACGCCACCGGACGAGACCCGTGTGGAGATCCCCTTCGTGGAGCGGTTGCTCTTTGGAGAGGAGCTGCTGGTCGAGACGGCTCCCCAATCGCCCACGGCCCGGGCCTATCAGGAGGTGGCCGCGAGGCTCAGCGAACTCCGAGAGGAGCGCATCCAGGAGGAGGAGGCCGCCAACCTGGGGGATCAGCTCTACCCGGAGCGCGCGCGGATGCGGCGGATGAGCGGGCTGGAGGGATTCTTCGACGCGGGCCCCTCCTTCGAGCAGCGGGTGGAGAAGCTGCTCCGGCTCCTGGGCTACACGGTGACTCGGCTTGAGCCGCAGGACAGTGGAGCGGATCTCCAGGCCCAGCGTAAGAGCGGCCTCCTGCAGGAGCGGTACCGGGTCGTCTGCAAGGAGATACGGCGGCCCCTCTCGCTGATTGAGGCGCAATCGCTCGTGAAGCTGCTCCAGCCCACGGGCGAGCGATCCTCCGAGAATGCACTGATGGTGGTGGCGTCCGGCTTCTCCACCGCGGCCATCGAGTTCCTGCAGGAAGCGCGGGTGCTGGCCTTCACCTTGAAGGACCTGGAGCGGGAGCTCTTCGACTTCAAGCCGTACCTGTCGCGGCTTCGCAGGAGCTACGAGGAGAGCACGCTGGCGCGCACCTACGTCCCTCCAAAGCTGAAGTCCCTGGAGGTGCAGGGACGGGAAGCGGAGGCGCTGGCACGAGGCAAGGCGTGGGCTCGCGGGGAGAGTGCCCGGCTGTGGCTGGTGGTGGGAGAGGCCGGGACGGGGAAGACGAGCTTCATCCAACGGCTCGCCTATGAGCTGGCGGCTGCCGCCGAGAAGGATTCTGACAGCCCCGTTCCTGTCACCATCCCCCTCAAGGACTTTGGGGGAGCCGTCTCCCTGGAGGGAATGCTGCAGGAACACATGGCCGCACGCGTGGGCTGGCGGGGAGATCCCGCGGTCCTGCTTCACCTGCTCTCCGTGGGGAGAATCGTTCTGCTCCTGGATGGGCTGGACGAGCTGGGTGTCACGGAGCCCTCGCTCCTGGAGGAGCAGCTCCGCCAGCTCGCGAGGCCGACCGCCTCCGAGCCCGAGGAGCCGCGGGGTAACCGCGTTCTCATCACGAGTCGAGCGCAGCACTTCCGGGACGAGCGCAGCGCGGGGCTCCCGGCGCGCGTCTCCCCGTTGAACACTGCGCTTGGGTCCGTGGCTCTGGCGCTCGGCGCGGAGGTGGATGAGCTGGCCGGGTGGGATCGGCAACAACTGCGAGAGTTCCTCGTCCGATCCCTCGGACAGGAGAAGGCGGCACAATGGGATGCACTGCTTGCCCGGATCGAGGCACGGCCTGAGCTGACCTCCCGGCCGATGCTGGTGGAGATGCTTCTGCCCGTGGCCTCGGAGCTCTCTTCTTACAAGGGCGAGTTGTCTCTCGGGGCTTTGTTTCAGCTCTTCATCCGCCACGTGCTGAAGAGCCAGGGCCCGCTTGCACGGATGCGGCTAGGACGCTTCTTAGAGCGGTTGGCGCACGAGGCGCGGAGGGACCCGCGAGGCCGGATCCACATCACCAAGATGATCCGCCTGATAGGTGTGCCGCTCAGGAGTACGGCGCGTCAGGAGGCCTCCAGGCTGGAGCCGGAGCTGAGCGCGCTGCCCTTCCTGACGCGGGAGCTGGGCGAGTACTACCAGTTCAAGTTCAAGCTCTTCGAGGAGTTCTTCTATGCGCGGCATCTGTGGAACGCGGCGCACCGACAGAGGCTGGCGCATGCGCTGGATGCGCCCCCGCTGACGTCCGACGGAGCCGTCTTCCTGGTGGATCTCGCCGCCAGCGAGGACGTGGAGGTGCTTCGATCGGGTGTCAGGCAGGTGCTGTCCGGTAGCTATTCGCCTCGGATCAGTGAGAACGCGCTCCGCCTCGCGTACGAGTGGAGCTGTGGCACGGCGGGAGGCGCCAATCAAAGCAGCCAGCAAGAGATGCGCTGGTTCATGCCCCCGCAGGCGCACCTGGAAGGAGCGGACCTCCGCGGAGCCCGGTTGGCTTGGGCGTGGCTCGAAGGGGCCCGGCTCGTGGAGACTCGCCTGGACGGTGCGGACCTGACGGCGGCGAACCTTCGCGGAGTCGAGGGCCACAGGCTTCAAGCGCGTGTCAGCATCCTGGACGGAGCGGACTTGGGTCGCGCTCAGCTCCGGGAGGCAGACTTCTCGGGCAGTACGGCGTTCCACCACGCTCCGCTCCTCGAGGGGACGGATCTGCGCGGGGCCCGGCTCAAGGGCACAGCGTGGAGGATGCCCGCGCTGAGTGGGGAGCTCCCTCCCAGTAGAGAGCTGAGGCTGGCACGCTGGGGCAGCCGTCACGTGGACGGCGGGAGCGAGGTGCTCCTCGAGCCCGCCTTGCCAGGCTCGGTGAGTGAGCTGGCGGTCTCTTCGGATGGAACCCTGTTCGTGACCTGCGGAGGCCAGCACCCTGTCTTGTGGGACCTGGCCTCGGGGCGCCCATTGGTCACGTTCGTGGGCCACGCGGCGTGCGTGAACAGTGTCGTGTTCGCTCCCAGCGGGAAGCTCCTCGCCTCGGCTTCGGATGATGGGACAGTGGGTGTGTGGGATGTCTCCACGGGAGCGCTTCTGCGGAGCCTTCGAGGCCATCAAGCCCCGCTATGGCAGGTCGCGTTCTCACCCGATGGGGGCCTCCTCGCATCTTGTTCGGTCGATGGGACAGCGCGTCTGTGGAATCCCAACACGGGAGAGCCTGTGTCGGTCATCTCCGCTCACGCTGAGAAAGTGTGGAGTGTGGCCTTCTCACCGGACGGTGAGCTGCTCGCGACAGGTTCGGAGGACCAGTCGATCCGCATCTGGCGGGTGGCGAGTGGAGCTCCAGTTCGTACGTTGGAGGGGCACACGAAGGCGGTCCGATCGCTTGTGTTCAACCCACGGGTCCCTCATCAGCTCATCAGCGGGTCCGGGGACTCGACGGTGAAGATCTGGGACCTGCAGGAAGACACGCCCCCCAGAGAGCTGCTGGCCGAGGATGCCAATGTGATGCGCCTCGCGTGTAACGGGGTGAACGTGGCGGCCATCACCCTCCAGAGCGAGGTCCTCGTATGGGACGCGGCCTCGGGGACTCAGGTGGGCAGCGTGTATGGAGGGGGATTGGGGTTTGGGCTGGCGTTCGTGCCGGGAGAAGAAGGGCAGGTCGCTGTCGCCGCGAATCAAGGCATCTGGCTCGAGCGCCCAGCGGCTCCAGAGTCACGGGTGCAGCGGGTTCGCGGAGCGGCGGGCGTCTGCGTGAGCTTCCTGCCGGGAGGGCGGGTGGTGCTGGGGGGAGAAGCGGGAGGGGCGAGGGTCTGGGATACACGCACCGGGGCATCCCCCATGATGTTGCCCACGGCACAAGACGTGGTGGCGTCGCTCGCCGTGTCTCCCGATGCAACGGAGCTCTACACCTTCTCGACGGACGGAGTCATCCGGCTCTGGGACATCGAGGCGGGCAGACTGCTGAAGGTGGTGGAGAAGCTCGAGGATGTGGGCCGCCTCGCCCTCTCGCCTGACGGCGGGCGCTTGGCGCGGACAGACGGGCGTTCAGTCAGAATCTGGGACGTGCGCGCACCTCGCCCCAAAGCTCGCTTCGAGCTCAGTGGACTGGAGAGTTCCATCTGGGGGATCGCCTTCTCTCCGGACGGTCAGATCCTTGCTACGGCTTCCGCGGACAAGCTCGTGAGGCTCTGGGACGGCCACACCGGCACGGCGATCCGCTCCTTGGAGGGGCACACGGAGGACGTGTACGCCTTGGCTTTCTCTCCCAAGGCTTCGCTGCTGGCCAGTGTCGGCGGTGAAAAGACGGTCCGGGTATGGGACGTCGAGAAGGGAGAGGCTGCCTTCACCTTGGAAGGCCATGAAGATGGCCCCGTCAGCGCTGTCGCGTTCTCGCCCGATGGGAACCTGCTCATGAGCGGTGCATGGGACTTCACGGTCCGGGTCTGGAGCGTCCGGGAGCGAAAACAAGTGGCCGTGCTCGAAGGTCACGAGGGGGTTCTTGTCGGCGTGGCCTTCTCACCGGAAGGCGATCGCGTGGTGACGATCACCATGGGAGGGAGTGCGCGGCTCTGGGACACCCGGACATGGCGGCTCCTGGCCACCTTCGTTTGGCTGGAGCCGGGCTGGGCCACGCTTGCGGGCTCCTATGCCCTCACTTCTCCAGAGGCGGACACCGGCAGGATCGCGGTCCGGGCCGGTGCGCTGCTGGCGCCACTGACGCTCTTCAAGGACCAATGCCTCCGTCCGGAGCTTGTCCAGGCTGTCTTGGCGGGGCAGCCGGTCGAACCCCTGAAGCTCGAGCTTGGCATGGCGAGCCGGGGACTTCACCCGCGCGATCCCTAA
- a CDS encoding glycoside hydrolase family 15 protein: MALPLEAYALIGDTYSAALVGTNGSIDWLCWPRFDSDACFAALLGDERHGRWCIAPSIPVRSVRRRYVPGTLVLETDFETAEGTVRLIDFMPPRNEAPDIVRIVRGMSGRVPVHMEASPRFGYGNRSPWIRSTFCCVSAKAGPDATLLRTRMPMHVENGHVFSDFTVAEHEQIPIILTWFPSHQRQPRSVEAFTALEGTCSWWREWSDRCTYQGPWREQVLRSLITLKALTYSPTGGIVAAPTTSLPENLGGVRNWDYRYCWLRDATLTLVTLLRAGYTEEARSWRDWLLRAVAGEPEELQIMYGVAGERRFPESVLPWLPGYANSHPVRIGNDAVKQLQLDIFGEVMACLHQARVAGLPSEQEVWDLQRHLLRFIERSWELPDEGIWEIRGGRQQFTHSKIMAWVAVDQALRSAEDYHLEAPLDEWRALRSRIHAQVCEKGFDPKLNTFVQAYGSRELDASLLMIPLVGFLPPEDPRVRGTVEAIERELLHEGLVYRYDSDRTKDGFPAGEGVFLACSFWLANNQALLGRHQEACELFERLLGLCNDVGLLSEEYDVESHRLVGNFPQAFSHLALITTAQNFLRTGCSAGHERLRG; encoded by the coding sequence ATGGCGCTGCCCCTCGAAGCCTATGCCCTGATTGGCGACACCTACAGCGCGGCACTCGTCGGGACGAATGGCTCCATCGACTGGCTGTGCTGGCCCCGCTTCGACTCGGATGCCTGCTTCGCGGCGCTGCTGGGCGACGAGCGCCATGGCCGCTGGTGCATCGCCCCCTCCATCCCCGTGCGCTCGGTGCGGCGCCGCTACGTGCCCGGCACCCTCGTGCTCGAGACGGACTTCGAGACGGCCGAGGGCACCGTGCGCCTCATCGACTTCATGCCGCCGCGCAACGAGGCGCCGGACATCGTCCGCATCGTCCGCGGCATGAGCGGCCGGGTCCCCGTCCACATGGAGGCCTCGCCCCGCTTCGGCTACGGCAATCGCAGCCCGTGGATCCGCTCCACCTTCTGCTGCGTCTCCGCCAAGGCCGGCCCGGATGCCACGCTGCTGCGCACCCGCATGCCCATGCACGTGGAGAACGGCCACGTCTTCTCGGACTTCACCGTGGCCGAGCACGAGCAGATCCCCATCATCCTCACCTGGTTCCCCTCCCACCAGCGCCAGCCCCGCTCCGTGGAGGCCTTCACCGCCCTGGAGGGAACGTGCTCCTGGTGGCGCGAGTGGTCGGACCGCTGCACCTACCAGGGGCCCTGGCGCGAGCAGGTGCTGCGCTCGCTCATCACCTTGAAGGCCCTCACGTACTCGCCGACCGGGGGCATCGTCGCCGCGCCCACCACCTCGCTCCCCGAGAACCTGGGCGGCGTGCGCAACTGGGACTACCGCTATTGCTGGCTGCGCGACGCCACGCTCACGCTGGTGACGCTGCTGCGGGCCGGCTACACCGAGGAGGCCCGCTCCTGGCGCGACTGGCTGCTGCGCGCCGTGGCCGGAGAGCCCGAGGAGCTGCAGATCATGTACGGCGTCGCGGGCGAGCGCCGCTTCCCGGAGTCCGTGCTGCCCTGGCTGCCGGGCTATGCGAACTCCCATCCGGTCCGCATCGGCAACGACGCGGTGAAGCAGCTCCAGCTCGATATCTTCGGCGAGGTGATGGCCTGCCTCCACCAGGCCCGCGTTGCCGGTCTGCCCTCGGAGCAGGAGGTGTGGGATCTGCAGCGGCACCTGCTGCGCTTCATCGAGCGGTCCTGGGAGCTGCCAGACGAGGGGATCTGGGAGATCCGGGGCGGACGGCAGCAGTTCACGCACTCGAAGATCATGGCATGGGTGGCGGTGGACCAGGCGCTCAGGAGCGCCGAGGACTACCACCTGGAGGCTCCGCTGGACGAGTGGCGCGCCCTGCGCTCCCGCATCCACGCGCAGGTGTGCGAGAAGGGCTTTGATCCGAAGCTCAACACCTTCGTGCAGGCCTATGGCTCGCGGGAGCTGGACGCGAGCCTGTTGATGATCCCGCTGGTGGGCTTCTTGCCCCCGGAGGATCCCCGCGTGCGAGGCACGGTGGAGGCCATCGAGCGCGAGCTGCTCCACGAGGGCCTCGTGTACCGCTACGACTCGGACCGCACGAAGGACGGATTCCCCGCGGGCGAGGGCGTGTTCCTGGCGTGCTCGTTCTGGCTGGCGAACAACCAGGCGCTGCTCGGCCGCCACCAGGAGGCCTGCGAGCTCTTCGAGCGGTTGCTGGGGCTGTGCAACGACGTGGGGCTGCTGTCCGAAGAGTACGACGTGGAGTCCCACCGGCTGGTGGGCAACTTCCCTCAGGCCTTCAGCCACCTCGCGCTGATCACCACCGCGCAGAACTTCTTGCGCACGGGCTGCAGCGCGGGACACGAGCGCCTCCGGGGCTGA
- a CDS encoding SPW repeat domain-containing protein: protein MWTRWLSFVLGVWLFIAPLVFNYVQPVARLNSAMVGLAVAIVSLLASSAPPLRFVNVALGGWLLLAPNLLGYGGDALPTAHDIVLGALIICASLAPTAQPTVRGFRRLIKT from the coding sequence ATGTGGACTCGCTGGCTCAGCTTCGTCCTGGGGGTCTGGCTCTTCATCGCCCCCCTCGTCTTCAACTACGTCCAGCCGGTGGCCCGCCTCAACTCGGCCATGGTGGGCCTGGCGGTCGCCATCGTGTCCCTGCTGGCCTCGTCCGCTCCCCCGCTGCGCTTCGTGAACGTGGCGCTCGGTGGGTGGCTCCTGCTCGCGCCGAACCTGCTCGGCTATGGCGGTGACGCGCTCCCCACCGCGCATGACATCGTCCTCGGGGCGCTGATCATCTGCGCGTCGCTGGCGCCCACGGCGCAGCCCACGGTCCGTGGCTTCCGCCGCCTCATCAAGACATGA